A DNA window from Lutra lutra chromosome 8, mLutLut1.2, whole genome shotgun sequence contains the following coding sequences:
- the CHD4 gene encoding chromodomain-helicase-DNA-binding protein 4 isoform X3, whose amino-acid sequence MASGLGSPSPCSAGSEEEDMDALLNNSLPPPHPENEEDPEEDLSEAETPKLKKKKKPKKPRDPKIPKSKRQKKERMLLCRQLGDSSGEGPEFVEEEEEVALRSDSEGSDYTPGKKKKKKLGPKKEKKSKSKRKEEEEEDDDDDDSKEPKSSAQLLEDWGMEDIDHVFSEEDYRTLTNYKAFSQFVRPLIAAKNPKIAVSKMMMVLGAKWREFSTNNPFKGSSGASVAAAAAAAVAVVESMVTATEVAPPPPPVEVPIRKAKTKEGKGPNARRKPKGSPRVPDAKKPKPKKVAPLKIKLGGFGSKRKRSSSEDDDLDVESDFDDASINSYSVSDGSTSRSSRSRKKLRTTKKKKKGEEEVTAVDGYETDHQDYCEVCQQGGEIILCDTCPRAYHMVCLDPDMEKAPEGKWSCPHCEKEGIQWEAKEDNSEGEEILEEVGGDPEEEDDHHMEFCRVCKDGGELLCCDTCPSSYHIHCLNPPLPEIPNGEWLCPRCTCPALKGKVQKILIWKWGQPPSPTPVPRPPDADPNTPSPKPLEGRPERQFFVKWQGMSYWHCSWVSELQLELHCQVMFRNYQRKNDMDEPPSGDFGGDEEKSRKRKNKDPKFAEMEERFYRYGIKPEWMMIHRILNHSVDKKGHVHYLIKWRDLPYDQASWESEDVEIQDYDLFKQSYWNHRELMRGEEGRPGKKLKKVKLRKLERPPETPTVDPTVKYERQPEYLDATGGTLHPYQMEGLNWLRFSWAQGTDTILADEMGLGKTVQTAVFLYSLYKEGHSKGPFLVSAPLSTIINWEREFEMWAPDMYVVTYVGDKDSRAIIRENEFSFEDNAIRGGKKASRMKKEASVKFHVLLTSYELITIDMAILGSIDWACLIVDEAHRLKNNQSKFFRVLNGYSLQHKLLLTGTPLQNNLEELFHLLNFLTPERFHNLEGFLEEFADIAKEDQIKKLHDMLGPHMLRRLKADVFKNMPSKTELIVRVELSPMQKKYYKYILTRNFEALNARGGGNQVSLLNVVMDLKKCCNHPYLFPVAAMEAPKMPNGMYDGSALIRASGKLLLLQKMLKNLKEGGHRVLIFSQMTKMLDLLEDFLEHEGYKYERIDGGITGNMRQEAIDRFNAPGAQQFCFLLSTRAGGLGINLATADTVIIYDSDWNPHNDIQAFSRAHRIGQNKKVMIYRFVTRASVEERITQVAKKKMMLTHLVVRPGLGSKTGSMSKQELDDILKFGTEELFKDEATDGGGDNKEGEDSSVIHYDDKAIERLLDRNQDETEDTELQGMNEYLSSFKVAQYVVREEEMGEEEEVEREIIKQEESVDPDYWEKLLRHHYEQQQEDLARNLGKGKRIRKQVNYNDGSQEDRDWQDDQSDNQSDYSVASEEGDEDFDERSEAPRRPSRKGLRNDKDKPLPPLLARVGGNIEVLGFNARQRKAFLNAIMRYGMPPQDAFTTQWLVRDLRGKSEKEFKAYVSLFMRHLCEPGADGAETFADGVPREGLSRQHVLTRIGVMSLIRKKVQEFEHVNGRWSMPELAEVEENKKMSQPGSPSPKTPTPSTPGDTQPNTPAPAPPAEDGIKIEENSLKEEESAEGEKEVKSAAPEATIECTQPPAPASEDEKVLVEPPEGEEKVEKAEVKERTEEPMETEPKGVADVEKVEEKSAVDLTPIVVEDKEEKKEEEEKKEVMLQNGETPKDLNDEKQKKNIKQRFMFNIADGGFTELHSLWQNEERAATVTKKTYEIWHRRHDYWLLAGIINHGYARWQDIQNDPRYAILNEPFKGEMNRGNFLEIKNKFLARRFKLLEQALVIEEQLRRAAYLNMSEDPSHPSMALNTRFAEVECLAESHQHLSKESMAGNKPANAVLHKVLKQLEELLSDMKADVTRLPATIARIPPVAVRLQMSERNILSRLANRAPEPTPQQVAQQQ is encoded by the exons ATGGCGTCGGGCCTGGGCTCCCCGTCCCCCTGCTCGGCGGGCAGCGAGGAGGAAGATATGGATGCACTTTTGAACAacagcctgcccccaccccacccag AAAACGAAGAGGACCCAGAAGAGGATTTGTCAGAAGCAGAGACTCCAAAgctcaagaagaagaaaaagcctaAGAAACCTCGGGACCCTAAAATCCCTAAGAGCAAGCGCCAAAAAAAGGAG cGTATGCTCTTATGCCGGCAGCTGGGGGACAGCTCTGGGGAGGGGCCGGAGtttgtggaggaggaggaagaggtggctCTGCGTTCAGACAGTGAGGGCAGCGACTATACCCctggcaagaagaaaaagaagaagcttggacctaagaaagaaaagaagagtaaatccaagcggaaggaagaggaggaggaggatgacgatgatgatgattcAAAG GAGCCTAAGTCATCCGCTCAGCTCCTGGAAGACTGGGGCATGGAAGACATTGACCATGTGTTCTCAGAGGAGGATTATCGCACCCTCACCAACTACAAGGCCTTCAGCCAGTTTGTCCG ACCCCTCATTGCTGCCAAAAACCCCAAGATTGCTGTCTCCAAGATGATGATGGTTTTGGGTGCAAAGTGGCGTGAGTTCAGCACCAACAATCCCTTCAAAGGCAGTTCCGGGGCTTCTgtggcggcagcagcggcggcagcgGTGGCTGTGGTGGAGAGCATGGTGACGGCCACTGAAGTTGCACCACCTCCTCCGCCTGTGGAGGTGCCGATCCGCAAGGCCAAGACCAAGGAGGGCAAAG GTCCCAATGCTCGGAGGAAGCCCAAGGGCAGCCCTCGTGTACCTGACGCCAAGAAGCCTAAACCCAAGAAAGTAGCTCCCCTGAAAATCAAGCTGGGAGGTTTTGGTTCTAAGCGTAAGAGATCCTCG AGTGAGGATGATGACTTAGATGTGGAGTCTGACTTCGATGATGCCAGCATCAATAGCTATTCCGTTTCTGATGGTTCTACCAGCCGCAGTAGCCGCAGCCGCAAGAAACTCCgaaccactaaaaagaaaaagaaag GCGAGGAGGAGGTGACTGCTGTGGATGGTTATGAGACAGACCACCAGGACTATTGCGAGGTGTGCCAGCAAGGCGGTGAGATCATCCTGTGTGATACCTGTCCCCGAGCCTACCACATGGTCTGCCTGGATCCGGATATGGAGAAGGCTCCCGAGGGCAAGTGGAGCTGTCCACATTGC GAGAAGGAAGGCATCCAGTGGGAGGCTAAAGAGGACAATTCAGAGGGTGAGGAGATCCTGGAAGAGGTTGGAGGAGACCCTGAAGAGGAGGATGACCACCATATGGAATTCTGTCGTGTCTGTAAAGATGGTGGGGAGCTGCTCTGCTGTGACACCTGTCCTTCATCCTACCACATCCACTGCCTGAACCCCCCACTTCCAGAGATTCCTAATGGTGAATGGCTCTGTCCCCGTTGTACG tgTCCAGCGCTTAAGGGCAAAGTTCAGAAGATTCTAATCTGGAAATGGGGGCAGCCACCATCTCCCACACCAGTGCCTCGGCCTCCAGATGCTGATCCCAATACTCCCTCTCCCAAGCCCTTGGAGGGGAGGCCAGAGCGGCAGTTCTTTGTGAAATGGCAAGGCATGTCTTACTGGCACTGCTCCTGGGTGTCTGAACTGCAG TTGGAGTTGCACTGTCAAGTGATGTTCCGAAACTATCAGCGAAAGAATGATATGGACGAACCACCTTCCGGGGACTTTGGTGGTGATGAAGAGAAGAGCCGGAAGCGTAAGAACAAAGATCCTAAATTTGCAGAGATGGAGGAACGCTTCTATCGCTATGGCATAAAACCTGAGTGGATGATGATCCACCGAATTCTCAACCACAG TGTGGACAAGAAGGGCCATGTCCACTACTTGATCAAGTGGCGGGACTTGCCCTACGATCAGGCATCCTGGGAGAGCGAGGATGTGGAGATACAGGACTATGATCTGTTCAAGCAGAGCTACTGGAATCACAG gGAGTTAATGAGGGGTGAGGAAGGACGACCAGGCAAGAAGCTCAAGAAGGTGAAGCTGAGGAAGTTGGAGAGGCCTCCTGAAACTCCTACAGTGGAT CCGACAGTGAAGTATGAGCGGCAGCCGGAGTACCTGGACGCTACTGGTGGAACTCTGCACCCCTATCAGATGGAGGGCTTGAACTGGTTGCGTTTCTCCTGGGCTCAAGGCACCGATACTATCTTGGCTGATGAGATGGGCCTCGGGAAGACTGTCCAGACAGCAGTCTTCCTCTATTCTCTCTACAAGGAG GGTCATTCCAAGGGCCCCTTCCTAGTGAGTGCTCCTCTTTCTACCATCATCAACTGGGAACGGGAGTTTGAAATGTGGGCTCCAGATATGTATGTGGTGACCTACGTGGGTGACAAAGACAGCCGTGCCATCATCCGAGAGAATGAGTTCTCCTTTGAAGACAACGCCATTCGTGGTGGCAAGAAAGCCTCTCGCATGAAG AAAGAGGCGTCTGTGAAGTTCCACGTGCTGCTGACGTCCTACGAGCTGATCACCATCGACATGGCCATCTTGGGCTCCATTGACTGGGCCTGCCTCATTGTGGACGAGGCGCACCGGCTCAAGAACAACCAGTCCAAG TTCTTCCGGGTGTTAAATGGTTACTCGCTCCAACACAAGCTGTTGCTGACCGGGACTCCGTTACAAAACAATCTGGAAGAGTTGTTTCATCTGCTCAACTTTCTAACCCCTGAGAGGTTCCA caatttggaaggcttcttggaggagttTGCTGACATTGCCAAGGAGGACCAGATTAAAAAACTGCATGACATGCTGGGCCCTCATATGTTGCGGCGGCTCAAAGCTGATGTGTTCAAGAACATGCCATCTAAGACAGAATTGATTGTGCGTGTGGAGCTGAGCCCTATGCAGAA GAAATACTACAAGTACATCCTTACTCGAAATTTTGAAGCACTCAATGCTCGGGGTGGCGGCAACCAGGTGTCTCTGCTCAACGTGGTGATGGATCTGAAGAAGTGCTGCAACCACCCGTACCTCTTCCCCGTGGCCGCGATG GAAGCCCCTAAAATGCCCAATGGCATGTATGATGGCAGTGCCCTAATCCGAGCATCTGGTAAATTATTGCTGCTACAGAAGATGCTCAAGAACCTCAAGGAGGGTGGGCACCGCGTTCTCATCTTCTCTCAG ATGACCAAGATGCTGGACCTGTTGGAGGATTTTTTGGAACATGAAGGTTATAAGTATGAACGAATCGATGGTGGGATCACCGGGAACATGCGGCAAGAGGCCATTGACCGCTTCAATG CACCGGGTGCTCAACAGTTCTGCTTCTTGCTTTCCACTCGAGCTGGGGGCCTTGGAATCAATCTCGCCACTGCCGACACAGTTATTATCTATGACTCTGACTGGAACCCCCATAATGACATCCAG GCTTTTAGCAGAGCTCACCGTATTGGGCAGAATAAGAAGGTGATGATATATCGGTTTGTGACCCGTGCGTCCGTGGAGGAGCGCATCACGCAGGTGGCAAAGAAGAAGATGATGCTGACACATCTAGTGGTTCGGCCTGGGCTGGGCTCCAAGACTGGATCCATGTCCAAACAGGAGCTTGACGACATCCTCAAGTTTGGCACTGAGGAGCTATTTAAGGATGAAGCCACAGACGGAG GAGGAGACAACAAAGAGGGAGAAGATAGTAGTGTTATCCACTATGATGACAAGGCCATTGAACGACTTCTGGACCGTAATCAGGATGAGACGGAAGACACAGAACTGCAGGGCATGAATGAATATTTGAGCTCGTTCAAAGTGGCCCAGTACGTGGTGCGGGAAGAAGAGATGGGG gaggaagaggaggtagaACGAGAAATCATAAAACAGGAAGAGAGTGTGGATCCTGACTACTGGGAGAAATTGCTGCGGCACCATTATGAGCAGCAGCAAGAAGATCTAGCCCGAAATCtgggcaaaggaaaaagaatccgTAAACAGGTCAACTACAATGATGGCTCCCAGGAGGACCGAG atTGGCAGGACGACCAGTCCGACAACCAGTCCGATTATTCAGTGGCCTCAGAGGAAGGTGATGAAGACTTCGATGAACGTTCAGAAG CTCCCCGCAGGCCCAGTCGTAAGGGCCTGCGGAATGATAAAGATAAGCCGTTGCCTCCTCTGTTAGCCCGTGTTGGGGGGAATATTGAA GTACTTGGTTTTAATGCTCGTCAGCGAAAAGCCTTTCTTAATGCAATTATGCGATATGGGATGCCTCCTCAGGATGCTTTTACCACCCAGTGGCTTGTGAGAGATCTGCGAGGCAAATCAGAGAAAGAGTTCAA GGCTTATGTATCTCTTTTCATGAGACATTTATGTGAGCCAGGAGCAGATGGGGCTGAGACCTTTGCTGATGGTGTCCCCCGAGAAGGCCTGTCTCGCCAGCATGTCCTTACTAGGATTGGTGTCATGTCCTTGATTCGAAAGAAG GTTCAGGAGTTTGAACATGTCAATGGGCGCTGGAGCATGCCTGAACTTGCTGaagtagaagaaaacaagaaaatgtccCAGCCAGGGTCTCCTTCTCCAAAGACTCCTACACCCTCCACTCCAGGAGATACACAACCCAATacccctgcacctgcccccccTGCTG AGGATGGGATAAAAATAGAGGAGAATAGCCTCAAAGAAGAAGAGAgtgcagaaggagaaaaggaggttAAGTCTGCAGCCCCAGAGGCCACTATTGAG tgtacacaaccccctgcccctgcctcagaAGATGAAAAAGTCCTTGTTGAACctcctgagggagaggagaaagtagAAAAGGCAGAGGTgaaggagagaacagaggaaCCGATGGAAACAGAGCCCAAAG GTGTTGCTGATGTGGAGAAGGTAGAGGAGAAGTCAGCAGTAGATCTGACCCCCATTGTGGTAGAGGACAAAG aagagaagaaagaagaagaagagaaaaaagaggtgaTGCTTCAGAATGGAGAGACCCCCAAGGACCTGAATGatgagaagcagaagaaaaatattaaacagcGTTTCATGTTCAATATCGCCGATGGTGGTTTTACTG AGTTACACTCCCTTTGGCAGAATGAGGAGCGGGCAGCCACTGTCACCAAGAAGACTTATGAGATCTGGCATCGACGGCATGACTACTGGCTGCTGGCTGGCATCATAAA CCATGGCTATGCCCGGTGGCAGGACATCCAGAATGACCCACGCTATGCTATCCTCAATGAACCTTTCAAGGGTGAAATGAATCGTGGCAATTTCTTAGAGATCAAGAATAAGTTTCTAGCCCGAAGGTTCAAG CTCTTAGAACAAGCCCTGGTGATCGAGGAACAGCTGCGTCGGGCAGCTTACCTGAACATGTCAGAGGACCCCTCTCACCCCTCCATGGCCCTAAACACGCGCTTTGCTGAGGTGGAGTGTTTGGCCGAGAGTCACCAGCACCTGTCCAAGGAGTCAATGGCAGGAAACAAGCCAGCCAATGCGGTCCTGCACAAAG TTCTGAAACAGCTAGAAGAACTGCTGAGTGACATGAAAGCCGATGTGACTCGACTCCCAGCTACTATTGCCCGGATTCCCCCAGTTGCTGTGAGGCTACAGATGTCAGAGCGTAACATCCTCAGCCGTCTGGCAAACCGAGCACCTGAACCTACTCCACAGCAG GTGGCCCAGCAGCAGTGA